A genome region from Candidatus Saganbacteria bacterium includes the following:
- a CDS encoding ABC transporter ATP-binding protein: MIKITSLTKTFGNKKVLDDVSLEIPDGQKLAVIGPSGCGKSTLLRLLIGLTGPTRGSVNINGKEITVMSEDRLMKIRAGIGMVFQSSALFDSMSVYENIAFGLRQNSGLPEDLIRKKVAEKLEMVELPHIEGLMPGELSGGMQKRVSFARAIANDPSIILYDEPTTGLDPVTSTVIEDLINKLTRELKATGVLVTHQLSTIFRTSDRIVMMNESKFIEAGSVEQAINSSNPIVKNFIKGGLP, translated from the coding sequence ATGATAAAAATAACATCTCTGACAAAAACATTCGGTAATAAAAAAGTTCTTGACGATGTCAGCCTTGAGATACCCGACGGCCAGAAGCTGGCAGTTATAGGCCCGTCAGGCTGCGGCAAAAGCACTTTGCTCAGGTTGTTGATAGGTCTCACCGGACCGACAAGAGGATCAGTGAATATTAACGGCAAAGAGATAACCGTGATGAGCGAAGACAGGCTGATGAAGATCAGGGCCGGCATCGGCATGGTATTCCAAAGTTCGGCTCTGTTTGATTCGATGAGCGTGTACGAGAACATCGCTTTCGGGCTCAGACAGAACTCCGGGCTCCCCGAGGACCTTATCAGAAAAAAAGTAGCGGAAAAACTTGAGATGGTAGAGCTCCCGCATATAGAAGGACTTATGCCCGGGGAACTGTCCGGCGGGATGCAGAAAAGGGTAAGCTTCGCGAGGGCGATCGCAAATGACCCTTCAATAATCCTTTATGATGAACCGACTACAGGGCTTGACCCCGTGACTTCCACTGTGATCGAGGACCTGATCAACAAACTGACAAGAGAGCTTAAAGCTACGGGTGTATTGGTGACCCATCAGTTGTCTACGATATTTAGGACAAGCGACAGGATAGTGATGATGAACGAAAGTAAATTCATCGAGGCCGGGTCGGTAGAGCAGGCAATAAATTCATCTAACCCGATAGTAAAAAACTTCATTAAAGGAGGTCTTCCGTGA
- a CDS encoding MlaD family protein, translating into MSNQIKVGIVVSIAILLLGAIVTWKSAILMRFTGYEMIGSFENIEGLTTGSEIRYRGFKVGKVMRIDPGTEDIRIYCNIDNSIKFPADSTLRVAFDGLVGMKFLEVRPGHSQALYKPSQVLYGQKTSGIVDFVDMGTQNLIETKKILISIANIVERPEIQQSFVNAVFNIEKATEEINRLTKELIVLANSINNIVADKSFQNNVKGIANSTDKTLSSANKFFEGVGNMQIKPSGDLLFGGLSNQIKGNLDFSTGGDTHVLLAMGEGGPTRNLSMLDVQVASTVAKNLGLRIGMINTYLGGGVDMRFNDRFMLSGDIYDFNNPKPNYPKLRLTGEYKFVDYVNLLFQADDFLNGRANANYSLGVRIKSSVD; encoded by the coding sequence ATGTCAAATCAAATAAAAGTGGGGATAGTCGTCTCGATCGCTATTTTGCTTTTAGGGGCGATCGTGACATGGAAAAGCGCCATACTGATGCGTTTTACCGGCTATGAGATGATCGGTTCGTTTGAAAACATAGAGGGGCTTACGACCGGTTCGGAGATCAGGTACAGGGGTTTTAAGGTGGGTAAAGTGATGCGGATCGATCCGGGCACTGAGGACATAAGGATCTATTGTAATATCGATAACAGCATCAAATTTCCGGCGGATTCGACCTTGCGCGTGGCATTTGACGGGCTTGTCGGGATGAAATTCCTAGAGGTCAGGCCGGGACATTCTCAAGCGCTGTACAAGCCTTCACAGGTATTATACGGGCAGAAGACCTCAGGGATCGTTGATTTTGTCGATATGGGCACGCAGAACCTTATAGAAACAAAAAAAATCCTGATTTCGATAGCAAATATTGTCGAAAGGCCGGAAATACAACAATCATTCGTAAATGCCGTCTTTAACATCGAAAAAGCCACTGAAGAGATAAACCGTCTGACTAAGGAGCTGATCGTGCTGGCTAACTCGATCAACAATATCGTTGCGGACAAGAGTTTTCAAAATAACGTGAAAGGCATCGCAAATTCAACGGACAAGACACTTTCATCCGCAAATAAATTCTTTGAAGGTGTCGGGAACATGCAGATAAAGCCGAGCGGTGATCTGCTGTTCGGAGGCCTGTCTAATCAGATAAAAGGAAACCTTGATTTTTCGACCGGAGGCGACACGCATGTTTTATTGGCAATGGGGGAGGGCGGGCCTACCAGAAATCTCTCGATGCTTGATGTGCAGGTCGCGAGCACCGTTGCAAAGAATCTGGGCTTAAGAATAGGAATGATCAATACTTATCTCGGCGGCGGTGTCGATATGAGGTTCAATGACAGGTTCATGCTGAGCGGCGACATCTATGACTTCAACAATCCGAAACCTAATTATCCCAAGCTCAGACTTACAGGAGAATACAAGTTCGTGGATTATGTGAACCTCCTGTTCCAGGCGGATGATTTTCTTAACGGTCGCGCGAATGCCAATTATTCTCTGGGTGTGAGGATAAAGAGCAGCGTTGATTAA
- a CDS encoding glycosyltransferase, producing MLRNNSKEKTLGLMIEDAKTEATVSLCMIVKDEYKELEKCLESAKGMYDELVVVWNGNDPKTMDVMEENCAKVIKYRWKDDFSDARNLSLKNASCKRVLWLDADDVVSKDCGADLKEFLRYCESAALHLPVEMSGNSGQKAHSIRVIKNGYKVKFKNKVHEVLKFPKRYLVSYFPLKIIHEGYTDSVALENKEQRNEKILKRMLKDKHDNSNALFYLGMNETNIKSSTKYINKYLKLNRGTNDLKEMALTKLAANYLKNGDLKKAIKFGYKALEYNNLLAAAYIIIGNALEMEYKYHQAVTMYETAKISKPNETAMFLSDVNDYTYTPRLNLGKLYIKMGDLEKAKENLTEALKYRPGDAECTQILSNRLIFPAS from the coding sequence ATGCTCAGGAACAATTCTAAAGAAAAGACTTTAGGGCTGATGATAGAGGATGCAAAGACAGAAGCTACGGTATCGCTGTGCATGATTGTAAAAGATGAATATAAAGAGCTTGAAAAATGTCTTGAAAGTGCAAAGGGCATGTACGACGAACTTGTGGTCGTATGGAATGGAAATGATCCGAAAACAATGGATGTTATGGAAGAAAATTGTGCCAAGGTGATTAAGTACAGATGGAAAGACGATTTTTCAGATGCAAGAAATCTTTCATTAAAGAATGCTAGCTGTAAGCGGGTACTCTGGCTTGATGCCGACGATGTAGTATCGAAAGACTGCGGTGCCGATCTGAAAGAATTTCTGAGATACTGTGAAAGTGCGGCACTCCATCTGCCGGTCGAGATGTCGGGCAATTCCGGACAAAAAGCCCATTCAATAAGGGTAATAAAAAATGGCTACAAGGTAAAGTTTAAGAACAAAGTGCATGAAGTATTAAAATTCCCAAAAAGGTATCTCGTATCATATTTTCCACTGAAGATAATACATGAAGGCTATACGGATAGCGTGGCGCTTGAAAATAAGGAGCAAAGGAATGAAAAAATACTAAAAAGGATGCTGAAAGACAAGCACGACAACAGCAACGCACTGTTTTATTTAGGGATGAATGAAACAAATATCAAATCAAGTACAAAATACATTAATAAATATTTAAAACTCAACAGGGGAACAAATGACCTTAAAGAGATGGCACTTACGAAACTAGCTGCAAATTATCTCAAGAACGGAGATCTTAAAAAAGCCATAAAGTTCGGGTATAAAGCTTTGGAATATAATAATCTGCTGGCAGCGGCATATATCATTATCGGGAACGCTTTGGAGATGGAATATAAATACCATCAGGCGGTAACTATGTATGAAACGGCCAAAATATCAAAGCCAAATGAAACGGCAATGTTTCTGAGCGATGTAAATGATTATACGTATACCCCAAGGCTCAATCTCGGAAAATTGTATATTAAAATGGGGGATCTTGAAAAAGCAAAAGAAAATTTGACCGAAGCCTTGAAATACAGGCCTGGCGATGCCGAATGCACTCAGATCTTATCCAACAGATTGATTTTCCCTGCAAGTTAA
- the purQ gene encoding phosphoribosylformylglycinamidine synthase subunit PurQ, with translation MKAAVIVFPGSNCDWDCYHVAKKVLNAKTDLVWHEESSIKGYDLIIVPGGFSYGDYLRSGAIARFSPVMNSIIEYVKKDRGLVLGICNGFQILTEAGLLPGALQKNRHLKFLCKNVSIRVENAKTPFTNKCKKGQVLTVPIAHFDGNYTADKETLAKIEKKGQVVFRYCSPSGSVSAKYNPNGSMNNIAGICNEARNVLGMMPHPERVTEKVLGCEDGVYIFRSILNS, from the coding sequence ATGAAGGCAGCCGTAATAGTGTTCCCAGGAAGCAACTGCGATTGGGACTGCTACCATGTCGCGAAGAAGGTCCTTAACGCCAAGACAGACCTCGTGTGGCATGAGGAAAGCAGCATAAAAGGCTATGACCTTATAATCGTCCCGGGCGGGTTTTCCTACGGGGATTACCTCAGGTCAGGCGCAATAGCCAGGTTCTCGCCGGTGATGAACTCCATAATAGAATATGTAAAGAAGGACAGGGGGCTGGTGCTCGGGATATGCAACGGGTTCCAGATACTTACCGAGGCCGGACTTTTGCCGGGAGCGCTCCAGAAGAACAGGCACCTCAAGTTCCTCTGCAAGAACGTCAGTATCCGTGTCGAGAACGCCAAGACACCCTTCACTAATAAATGTAAAAAAGGACAGGTCCTGACGGTACCGATAGCCCATTTTGACGGCAATTATACTGCCGATAAAGAGACCCTTGCTAAGATCGAAAAGAAAGGGCAGGTAGTGTTCCGCTACTGCAGCCCGTCCGGTTCAGTGTCAGCAAAATATAATCCCAATGGTTCAATGAACAATATAGCCGGTATCTGCAATGAAGCTCGCAATGTTCTGGGTATGATGCCTCACCCGGAAAGGGTGACGGAAAAGGTCCTCGGCTGCGAGGATGGCGTGTATATATTCAGATCGATACTTAATTCCTGA
- the purS gene encoding phosphoribosylformylglycinamidine synthase subunit PurS yields MYLVKVFVRHKKGILDPQGKTIKDALHALKYTSVSEVKIGKLIDIKIDAKSIEDTRHQVSEMCKKLLANPVVEQYTFEIEEI; encoded by the coding sequence ATGTATCTGGTAAAAGTTTTTGTGAGGCACAAGAAAGGGATACTTGATCCGCAGGGCAAGACGATAAAGGACGCCCTTCACGCGCTCAAATACACTAGCGTGTCCGAGGTTAAGATCGGTAAACTGATAGATATAAAGATAGACGCTAAAAGCATAGAAGACACAAGGCACCAGGTGAGCGAGATGTGCAAGAAACTCCTGGCAAACCCCGTGGTCGAACAATACACCTTCGAGATCGAGGAAATCTAG
- the purB gene encoding adenylosuccinate lyase, whose amino-acid sequence MIDRYTLPKMGAIWNEQAKFQSWLDVELAVCEVWSELGKIPGKSLENIRKNASFSIERINEIEKIVDHDLIAFTTCVAEKVGEDSRYIHIGLTSYDVEDTALSLRLKASSDIIIEDIEKTIVALKKRAGENKGTMMMGRTHGVHAEPITFAFKLCVWIAEMERNLERMKKAKESVNVGKISGAVGSYANLEPKIEEMVCNKLGLKPSPASTQVLQRDRIAEYMATLALIAGSLEKFATEIRNLSRTEILEVEEPFKKGQKGSSAMPHKKNPIISERITSLARVIRGNCLAAMENIPLWHERDLSNSAGERIIIPDSNILIDYMLNKFTSLMDGLVVHPENMLANIERSGGIVFSQRILLTLVDSGLTREDAYKIVQACAMEARSKGRPMKDVCMQDSELQKHIPKDKIEGLFDLNYFTRNLYAVYKRFGL is encoded by the coding sequence ATGATCGACCGATACACTCTTCCAAAAATGGGGGCCATATGGAACGAGCAGGCCAAGTTCCAGAGCTGGCTTGACGTTGAGTTGGCCGTATGCGAGGTCTGGTCTGAGCTCGGCAAGATCCCCGGCAAGTCCCTCGAAAATATCAGGAAAAATGCATCTTTTTCGATCGAGCGGATAAATGAGATCGAGAAGATAGTCGACCACGACCTGATCGCTTTCACCACGTGCGTCGCCGAAAAAGTGGGGGAGGACTCCCGCTATATCCACATAGGACTGACCTCTTATGACGTGGAAGATACGGCGCTTTCCCTGCGATTAAAAGCTTCCTCTGACATCATCATAGAGGATATTGAAAAGACTATAGTGGCACTAAAAAAACGGGCTGGAGAGAACAAGGGCACGATGATGATGGGCAGGACACACGGGGTCCATGCCGAGCCAATAACTTTTGCTTTCAAACTCTGCGTATGGATAGCTGAGATGGAACGTAACCTTGAAAGGATGAAAAAGGCAAAGGAGTCAGTAAACGTCGGCAAGATATCCGGCGCCGTGGGGTCTTATGCCAACCTTGAACCGAAGATAGAGGAGATGGTATGCAACAAACTGGGACTTAAGCCCTCTCCCGCCTCTACCCAGGTGCTCCAGAGGGACAGGATAGCGGAGTACATGGCGACCCTCGCCTTGATCGCCGGCTCATTGGAAAAGTTCGCGACCGAGATAAGGAACCTTTCAAGGACCGAGATACTTGAGGTAGAGGAGCCGTTTAAAAAGGGACAGAAGGGTTCGTCCGCAATGCCTCATAAAAAGAACCCTATAATATCCGAACGCATAACAAGCCTTGCAAGGGTGATCAGGGGTAACTGCCTGGCTGCAATGGAAAATATTCCCCTGTGGCACGAAAGGGACCTTTCCAACTCGGCAGGGGAAAGGATCATCATCCCCGACTCGAATATCCTTATCGACTACATGCTGAACAAGTTCACCTCTTTGATGGACGGGCTTGTCGTGCATCCCGAGAACATGCTCGCCAATATTGAAAGGTCCGGAGGGATCGTCTTTTCACAAAGGATCCTGTTGACCCTTGTAGACAGCGGCCTGACCCGGGAAGATGCGTACAAAATCGTCCAGGCATGCGCCATGGAAGCCAGGTCAAAAGGCAGGCCAATGAAGGATGTCTGCATGCAGGACAGCGAGCTCCAAAAACATATACCAAAAGACAAGATCGAAGGTCTGTTCGACCTGAACTATTTCACCAGGAATCTTTATGCCGTCTACAAGAGATTCGGCCTGTGA
- the ispG gene encoding flavodoxin-dependent (E)-4-hydroxy-3-methylbut-2-enyl-diphosphate synthase gives MPRKKTRPVKVGNVTIGGLSPVSVQSMTKTFTSDAEATIKQIQMLEEAGCQIVRVAVKDEADANALGIIKRSISIPLVADIHFDHKLALTALEAGIDKLRINPGNIGDIERIKAVVSSAKEKKVPIRIGVNSGSLDKEILKKHGHPTAQALVESALKHVKILEKLKFSDIVVSIKASDVPKTIEAYQILSKKVDYPLHVGITEAGIPKTGIIRSAVGIGSLLSQGIGDTIRVSLTGSPVEEVRVGFEILRSLNMFNKGVTIISCPTCGRLEYDMEHVVKEIEENTRHIEVPLKIAIMGCVVNGPGEAAEADLGLAGGKGQGMIFKKGELIKKVREEDMVSELLREIESMAYKL, from the coding sequence ATGCCCCGCAAAAAGACAAGACCTGTAAAAGTCGGGAACGTGACGATCGGAGGCTTATCCCCTGTATCTGTCCAGTCGATGACAAAGACCTTCACGAGCGATGCCGAAGCTACCATAAAACAGATCCAAATGCTCGAAGAGGCGGGATGCCAGATAGTGCGCGTCGCCGTAAAAGACGAGGCCGACGCCAATGCTCTCGGGATAATAAAGCGTTCCATTTCAATACCTCTTGTCGCAGACATACATTTTGATCATAAATTAGCCCTCACGGCCCTTGAAGCGGGGATCGACAAGCTGAGGATAAATCCCGGCAATATCGGTGATATTGAAAGGATAAAAGCCGTCGTCTCTTCGGCCAAAGAAAAGAAAGTTCCCATAAGGATAGGCGTGAACAGCGGCTCGCTTGATAAGGAAATATTGAAAAAGCACGGGCACCCTACAGCTCAGGCCCTTGTGGAAAGTGCTTTAAAACACGTTAAAATACTTGAAAAGCTGAAGTTCAGTGATATCGTCGTTTCAATAAAAGCCTCCGACGTGCCAAAGACGATCGAAGCTTATCAGATACTTTCAAAGAAGGTCGATTATCCTCTCCATGTCGGGATAACCGAAGCAGGCATCCCCAAAACGGGGATCATCAGGTCTGCAGTCGGGATAGGTTCTCTTTTGTCGCAGGGCATCGGGGATACGATAAGAGTTTCTCTTACCGGAAGCCCGGTTGAAGAAGTCAGGGTCGGTTTTGAGATACTAAGATCGCTTAATATGTTCAACAAAGGGGTAACGATCATCTCGTGCCCGACCTGCGGCAGGCTTGAATATGACATGGAGCATGTCGTCAAAGAGATCGAAGAAAATACAAGGCATATAGAAGTTCCGCTTAAGATCGCCATAATGGGCTGCGTCGTGAACGGTCCGGGAGAAGCTGCAGAAGCCGACCTCGGACTTGCAGGAGGAAAAGGGCAGGGGATGATCTTTAAAAAAGGTGAGCTGATAAAAAAGGTCAGAGAAGAGGATATGGTATCAGAGCTGCTCAGAGAGATCGAGTCAATGGCATATAAACTGTAA
- the csaB gene encoding polysaccharide pyruvyl transferase CsaB, whose amino-acid sequence MKVVISGYYGTGNTGDEAILESIITRLKKSNPKIRATVLSADPRATSKKFNVRSIRRFSVFQVVKEIMSCDTLISGGGGLLQDITGPLSIPYYLGIIWLGLLLKKKVAVMGQGYGPVKRTVNKWLVRNILNNVTLITVRDFGSFVALQKDRVNRPLMLIAADPAFLLEKGSIEELLKKENLDLGRKPLVGVCIRPLKHRSPDMYMRLASALDRIVEKHHANVIFIPFQQPVDADESANVASLMKHRPGILAQVHEAKDLMCLISKLDVLIGMRLHCLIFASVSHVPMIGIDYDPKVDNLMKEIDCPLLGLNFSADDMIRAFDEVYENRDHYVSLIKENAKILIKRAELNFSAFFEFADTMKEIYLFGVKVNNIGLEAAAEMIEGYIRGRKPRLVLSTNPEIIMAAQKDTELREIINSADIGIPDGIGVVGAAKLLNMPLIERVAGIDLMIRLLELSKEKGYKVFLLGSAPGVAEKAVKKLQGVNVVGTLHGYFRDNEEKDVIRGIKALRPDILFVGLGAPRQEKWLAKHYKELGIPVSMVIGGSLDVISGRAKRAPEIVRKIGLEWLYRLTKEPKRIKRQANLVKFIGHAIKHRLLGSSFKD is encoded by the coding sequence ATGAAGGTAGTCATATCCGGTTATTACGGCACAGGGAATACCGGCGATGAAGCAATTCTTGAATCTATCATCACCCGTCTAAAGAAGAGCAATCCAAAAATAAGGGCCACTGTTCTGTCCGCCGACCCGAGAGCGACCTCTAAAAAGTTCAATGTAAGATCTATAAGAAGGTTCTCCGTTTTTCAGGTTGTCAAAGAGATAATGTCCTGCGATACGCTTATCAGCGGAGGGGGAGGACTGCTGCAGGACATTACAGGGCCTTTGTCCATCCCTTATTATCTCGGGATCATCTGGCTCGGTCTGTTATTAAAGAAGAAGGTCGCGGTCATGGGGCAAGGTTACGGCCCCGTGAAAAGAACCGTCAACAAATGGCTTGTCAGGAATATTCTGAACAATGTCACCCTTATCACGGTAAGGGATTTCGGTTCTTTTGTTGCCCTTCAGAAAGACCGGGTGAACAGACCTTTGATGCTGATCGCAGCCGACCCGGCGTTCCTCCTTGAAAAAGGCAGCATCGAAGAACTCTTAAAGAAAGAAAATCTCGACCTTGGCCGCAAGCCTTTGGTCGGGGTCTGCATAAGGCCGCTCAAACACAGGTCTCCTGACATGTACATGAGGCTCGCTTCAGCGCTTGATCGTATAGTTGAAAAACATCATGCTAATGTCATTTTCATCCCTTTCCAGCAGCCCGTTGATGCCGATGAATCCGCAAACGTCGCTTCCCTTATGAAGCACAGGCCAGGGATCCTGGCGCAGGTGCACGAGGCAAAAGACCTGATGTGCCTGATATCAAAACTTGACGTCCTGATAGGCATGAGGCTTCACTGCCTGATATTTGCTTCGGTTTCACATGTTCCAATGATCGGAATAGACTATGACCCTAAGGTCGATAATCTGATGAAAGAGATCGACTGCCCGTTACTGGGGCTCAATTTCTCCGCCGATGATATGATAAGGGCTTTTGACGAGGTCTACGAAAATAGAGACCATTATGTCTCATTAATAAAAGAAAATGCCAAGATACTTATAAAGAGAGCAGAATTGAATTTCAGCGCTTTCTTCGAGTTCGCCGATACTATGAAAGAGATCTATCTTTTTGGGGTTAAGGTCAACAATATCGGCCTCGAAGCCGCGGCCGAAATGATCGAAGGATATATCCGCGGCAGAAAACCCCGCCTGGTACTCTCCACTAATCCTGAAATAATCATGGCGGCCCAGAAAGATACCGAGCTGCGTGAAATAATCAACTCGGCCGATATCGGCATTCCAGACGGTATCGGCGTCGTCGGAGCGGCAAAACTTCTTAATATGCCGCTTATTGAAAGGGTCGCAGGAATAGACCTCATGATAAGACTTTTGGAACTTTCAAAAGAAAAAGGATATAAAGTCTTTTTACTCGGATCTGCTCCGGGAGTCGCTGAAAAGGCCGTAAAGAAACTTCAAGGCGTCAATGTGGTCGGAACGCTTCACGGTTATTTCAGGGATAATGAGGAGAAGGACGTAATCCGCGGGATAAAAGCATTAAGACCTGATATACTTTTCGTCGGTCTCGGCGCTCCAAGGCAGGAAAAATGGCTGGCAAAACATTATAAAGAGCTCGGGATACCCGTCAGCATGGTCATCGGAGGGAGCCTTGATGTAATATCAGGCAGGGCAAAAAGAGCTCCTGAAATAGTCCGCAAGATCGGGCTGGAATGGCTTTACCGCCTGACTAAAGAACCCAAAAGAATAAAAAGACAGGCAAATCTCGTAAAATTCATAGGACATGCAATAAAGCACAGGTTGCTGGGATCAAGTTTTAAGGATTAA
- a CDS encoding DUF5693 family protein, producing MKNKIILYLLIAILAIGVAAGAIEGYKRIVVEAKNTSVELAMDLSDIKKISLRDGLPVDAVLRQFKDAGITSIALAEDTLETLELQGKLSWLTGYEQDTLRNISKTYKIKGRLSSYAKSISNPLLKTPKREAKPNPSLSYAITEDMDVLNRIKSQLEIVLGKRNVSLTVPDELEITDDEEDLMELGLGISPQAFKFVIDRGFFVLPRLKNNFRLNGKIVQKKLEILRSEGPFTTVIFDGEEVAGYKNNIPGVAKAIISSGINYGYIEMAEQKGDSELLKYLRTDIIRVHSISEDEMLKKMIKQEAIDRFDRAVNERGVRLLFIRPFYIPDAGKNLTSTNTDYVRSIRTLMLKTSHSIGKADRPGLISLKAPSMVLLTLGLSAGIILLLSVLWQVPLWFILLVLAVSVIKPLAFNAIGGAVFFQKMAALCCAVVFPTLAITSVFKIKQMDKQFFPPFAKAVLMVISVYCISMAGAVLIVGFLADTIFMVGSQQFTGIKLAFILPVLLVAFYCAVIEKDEIKSLKDDLTEWLNSPITVLAVIVAAVLLGVAALYILRSGNFGIGILDTEKLARTFLEKIMLIRPRTKEFLIGYPALFLGAIYFLSGGKKWLWPFLVIGMVAPVSTVNTFCHVHSPLLISLIRSAYGLILGLLFGLIYYCLYLAAKKLIKI from the coding sequence ATGAAGAACAAAATAATTTTATATCTTCTTATCGCAATACTTGCTATTGGTGTCGCCGCCGGTGCTATAGAGGGCTACAAAAGGATAGTTGTCGAGGCAAAGAACACCTCGGTTGAACTCGCTATGGACCTCAGTGACATCAAAAAGATCTCCCTGCGCGACGGCCTCCCTGTAGATGCGGTTCTAAGACAGTTTAAAGACGCCGGTATAACATCGATAGCGCTGGCCGAAGATACTCTTGAAACTCTTGAACTTCAGGGAAAGCTTTCATGGCTTACCGGCTATGAACAGGACACTCTCCGGAATATAAGCAAGACCTATAAGATAAAAGGCAGACTTTCATCTTACGCAAAAAGTATAAGTAATCCGCTTTTAAAGACACCAAAAAGAGAGGCCAAACCAAATCCTTCGCTGAGCTACGCTATCACTGAAGACATGGATGTTTTAAACCGGATAAAGTCCCAGCTTGAGATCGTCCTCGGAAAAAGGAATGTAAGTCTGACAGTTCCTGATGAGCTTGAGATAACCGATGATGAAGAAGACCTGATGGAACTGGGGCTTGGAATATCACCGCAGGCTTTCAAATTTGTAATTGACCGCGGCTTTTTTGTCCTTCCGCGCCTGAAGAACAATTTCCGGCTTAACGGCAAGATCGTCCAAAAAAAACTGGAGATCCTTCGTTCCGAAGGGCCTTTCACTACGGTGATTTTTGACGGCGAAGAGGTTGCCGGCTATAAGAACAACATCCCCGGGGTCGCAAAAGCTATTATTTCATCAGGTATCAATTACGGCTATATCGAGATGGCCGAGCAAAAAGGGGACAGCGAACTTTTAAAATACCTGAGGACCGATATTATCAGGGTCCACAGCATCTCCGAGGACGAGATGCTTAAAAAGATGATAAAACAGGAGGCAATAGACCGTTTTGACCGCGCCGTGAACGAAAGAGGGGTAAGGCTTCTTTTCATAAGACCTTTCTATATCCCCGATGCCGGGAAGAACCTGACTTCAACGAACACTGATTATGTGAGATCCATACGGACCTTGATGCTTAAAACATCTCATTCCATCGGAAAGGCAGACAGGCCGGGATTGATAAGTCTAAAGGCTCCTTCCATGGTATTGTTGACGCTGGGTCTAAGCGCGGGGATCATCCTTTTGCTTTCTGTGTTATGGCAGGTCCCTCTGTGGTTTATATTGCTCGTCCTGGCAGTTTCGGTAATAAAACCGCTGGCTTTTAATGCGATAGGGGGGGCAGTGTTTTTTCAGAAAATGGCCGCTTTGTGCTGCGCGGTGGTCTTTCCGACACTCGCCATCACTTCCGTGTTTAAGATAAAGCAGATGGATAAACAGTTTTTCCCGCCGTTCGCAAAAGCCGTTCTCATGGTGATCTCAGTTTATTGCATAAGCATGGCGGGAGCTGTCCTGATAGTAGGCTTCTTGGCGGACACGATTTTCATGGTGGGCTCCCAGCAATTTACCGGGATAAAGCTGGCTTTCATTCTGCCGGTCCTGTTGGTCGCATTCTATTGCGCGGTCATCGAAAAGGATGAGATAAAAAGCCTGAAAGATGACCTGACGGAGTGGCTCAATTCACCGATAACTGTACTGGCCGTCATTGTAGCCGCAGTGCTTTTGGGCGTCGCCGCTCTCTACATATTGCGCAGCGGCAATTTCGGCATAGGCATATTGGACACCGAAAAACTCGCGAGGACATTCCTTGAGAAAATAATGCTGATAAGGCCGCGGACCAAAGAGTTCCTCATAGGATATCCGGCGCTGTTCCTGGGAGCCATCTACTTTTTGTCGGGCGGCAAAAAATGGCTGTGGCCTTTCCTTGTGATCGGCATGGTCGCACCTGTCTCAACGGTCAATACTTTCTGCCATGTGCATTCGCCGCTTTTGATATCGCTTATAAGGTCGGCATATGGCTTAATACTCGGACTCTTATTCGGACTGATCTATTACTGCTTATACCTGGCGGCAAAAAAGCTTATTAAAATATGA